The following are from one region of the Paenibacillus sabinae T27 genome:
- the nifD gene encoding nitrogenase molybdenum-iron protein alpha chain: MGLDIEANKKLVEEILEAYPDKTKKDRKKHFQINTEETKESCSCSLKSNVKSRPGVMTPRGCSYAGSKGVVWGPIKDMVHISHGPVGCGQYSWGTRRNYANGTLGIDNFTAMQITSDFQETDIVFGGDKKLEVICREIKEMFPLAKGISVQSECPIGLIGDDIEAVSKKMAKELEMPVVPVRCEGFRGVSQSLGHHIANDAIRDYVMGKAELAETGPYDVNIIGDYNIGGDAWASRILLEEMGLRVVAQWSGDGTLNELQVAHKAKLNLIHCHRSMNYMVTHMEQAYGIPYLEYNFFGPSKTYESLRAIAAKFDATIQENCEKVIAKYKPQMDAIIGKYRPRLEGKKVMLLIGGLRSRHTIGAYEDLGMEIVATGYEFAHKDDYERTFPDMQTGSIIMDDPTAYELEELAQKLNIDLMGSGVKEKYVYHKMGIPFRQMHSWDYSGPYHGFDGFKIFAKDMDMTVNNPVWNLFDKKEKVQPEGASV, translated from the coding sequence ATGGGACTGGATATTGAGGCGAACAAAAAGTTAGTTGAGGAAATACTGGAAGCCTATCCCGATAAAACGAAAAAAGACCGTAAAAAGCACTTTCAGATTAACACGGAAGAAACTAAAGAATCCTGCAGTTGCTCCCTGAAATCGAACGTTAAATCCCGTCCGGGCGTAATGACCCCTCGCGGTTGCTCCTACGCTGGTTCCAAAGGCGTGGTATGGGGACCAATCAAGGATATGGTACACATTTCCCACGGCCCTGTAGGCTGCGGACAATACAGCTGGGGTACTCGCCGTAACTATGCGAACGGTACGCTTGGTATCGACAACTTCACCGCTATGCAAATCACAAGTGATTTCCAAGAGACGGATATCGTCTTTGGCGGCGACAAGAAGCTGGAAGTAATCTGCCGCGAGATCAAGGAAATGTTCCCGCTGGCCAAAGGTATCTCTGTACAATCCGAATGTCCGATCGGTCTGATCGGTGACGATATTGAAGCGGTATCCAAGAAAATGGCCAAAGAGCTGGAAATGCCGGTTGTTCCGGTACGTTGCGAAGGTTTCCGCGGCGTCAGCCAATCGCTCGGTCACCATATCGCGAACGATGCTATCCGCGATTATGTAATGGGTAAAGCAGAACTGGCCGAAACCGGTCCTTACGATGTAAACATCATCGGTGACTATAACATCGGCGGCGATGCTTGGGCTTCCCGTATCCTGCTGGAAGAAATGGGTCTGCGCGTAGTTGCTCAATGGTCCGGCGACGGTACGCTGAACGAGCTGCAAGTGGCTCACAAAGCGAAATTGAACCTGATCCACTGCCATCGTTCCATGAACTACATGGTTACTCACATGGAGCAAGCTTATGGAATTCCGTACCTGGAGTACAACTTCTTCGGACCGTCCAAAACTTACGAAAGCCTGCGCGCAATCGCTGCGAAGTTCGACGCAACGATCCAAGAAAACTGCGAGAAGGTTATCGCCAAGTACAAACCGCAAATGGATGCCATCATCGGCAAATACAGACCTCGTCTGGAAGGCAAGAAAGTTATGCTGCTGATCGGCGGTCTGCGTTCCCGCCACACTATCGGCGCTTACGAAGATCTGGGCATGGAAATCGTTGCTACAGGCTACGAATTTGCTCATAAAGACGACTATGAAAGAACCTTCCCTGATATGCAGACAGGATCGATCATCATGGACGATCCGACTGCATACGAACTGGAAGAACTGGCTCAAAAACTGAACATCGACCTCATGGGATCGGGTGTTAAGGAAAAATACGTATACCACAAAATGGGTATTCCGTTCCGTCAAATGCACTCCTGGGATTACAGCGGTCCGTACCATGGCTTCGACGGCTTCAAGATTTTCGCCAAGGACATGGATATGACTGTGAACAACCCGGTTTGGAACCTGTTTGATAAGAAAGAAAAAGTACAGCCAGAGGGGGCGAGCGTATGA
- the nifH gene encoding nitrogenase iron protein, with product MSKKPRQIAFYGKGGIGKSTTSQNTLAQLATTFGQKIMIVGCDPKADSTRLILNTKAQQTVLHLAAEMGSVEDLELEDVVSTGFGDILCVESGGPEPGVGCAGRGIITSINFLEEQGAYDGMDFISYDVLGDVVCGGFAMPIRENKAQEIYIVCSGEMMAMYAANNIARGILKYAQSGGVRLGGLICNSRNTDREDELIMELARRLNTQMIHFVPRDNVVQHAELRRMTVTQYNPEHNQANEYKQLADKILHNEMLTIPTPIEMDELEQLLIEFGVVEDEETAIKKLEAAGH from the coding sequence ATGAGTAAGAAACCAAGACAAATCGCATTCTACGGTAAAGGCGGTATCGGTAAATCCACAACTTCCCAGAACACGCTGGCTCAGCTGGCAACGACTTTCGGTCAAAAAATCATGATCGTAGGCTGTGACCCTAAAGCTGACTCCACTCGTCTGATCCTGAACACGAAAGCTCAACAAACTGTACTTCACCTGGCTGCTGAAATGGGTTCGGTTGAAGACCTCGAACTCGAAGACGTAGTATCGACCGGCTTTGGCGACATCCTCTGCGTTGAGTCCGGCGGTCCGGAACCAGGCGTAGGCTGCGCAGGCCGTGGTATCATCACTTCCATCAACTTCCTGGAAGAGCAAGGCGCTTACGACGGTATGGACTTCATCTCCTATGACGTACTCGGTGACGTTGTATGCGGCGGTTTCGCAATGCCTATCCGCGAGAACAAAGCACAAGAGATTTACATCGTGTGTTCCGGCGAAATGATGGCTATGTACGCTGCCAACAACATCGCACGCGGTATCCTGAAATATGCTCAAAGCGGCGGCGTTCGTCTGGGTGGCCTGATCTGTAACTCCCGTAACACCGACCGTGAAGACGAGCTGATCATGGAACTTGCGCGTCGTCTGAACACGCAAATGATCCACTTCGTACCTCGCGACAACGTCGTACAACATGCCGAGCTGAGAAGAATGACAGTTACTCAATACAACCCTGAGCACAACCAAGCCAACGAATACAAACAACTGGCTGACAAAATCCTGCACAACGAAATGCTGACCATCCCGACTCCGATCGAAATGGACGAACTGGAACAACTGCTGATCGAGTTCGGTGTGGTAGAAGACGAAGAAACAGCAATCAAAAAGCTCGAAGCTGCTGGTCACTAA
- the nifB gene encoding nitrogenase cofactor biosynthesis protein NifB — MKPQPTSCLSNAAEDDISRHPCYSEEAHRFFARMHIPVAPACNIQCNYCNRKFDCVNESRPGVVSEVLTPEQAERKVKGVAAQLMQLSVVGIAGPGDPLANADKTFDTFARVRKHVPDVMLCLSTNGLTLYRHIDRIVELGINHVTITINAIDPDVGKEIYPWVFDEGVRYEGREAAALLISRQLQGVEALAKQGILVKVNSIMIPGVNDQHLVEVSKKVKELGATLHNVTPLIIAPGSQYEKDGRKAPRPRELNALQQQLSEGGTKLMRHCRQCRADAVGLLGQDRNQDFQLETMEADPVVDLDARSQFQEELDAKIRQRVIAKQNRQNILDENKKTRVAVASRGGDKVNQHFGHATEFMIFDTDGAEVEFVGIRKIQAYCHGTADCNGDKGETLQEITSILSDCRILLSSGIGDAPRAALNKAGVLPLVRKGGIQEAILESVKYGSYFENINISKG, encoded by the coding sequence ATGAAGCCGCAGCCGACGTCGTGTTTATCAAATGCAGCAGAGGACGACATCAGTCGCCACCCTTGCTACAGCGAGGAAGCCCATCGGTTTTTCGCCCGGATGCATATCCCGGTCGCTCCCGCCTGCAACATCCAATGCAACTACTGCAACCGCAAATTCGACTGCGTGAATGAAAGCAGACCAGGGGTTGTCAGTGAGGTGCTGACTCCGGAGCAAGCGGAGCGGAAAGTAAAAGGTGTGGCGGCACAATTGATGCAGCTTTCGGTAGTCGGCATAGCCGGACCCGGAGATCCGCTGGCAAACGCGGATAAGACGTTCGATACGTTTGCCAGAGTCAGAAAGCATGTGCCGGACGTGATGCTTTGCCTCAGCACCAATGGCCTTACGCTTTACCGGCACATCGATCGAATCGTGGAACTTGGCATCAATCATGTGACCATTACGATTAATGCGATCGACCCCGATGTAGGCAAAGAGATTTATCCTTGGGTGTTCGATGAAGGAGTACGTTACGAAGGAAGAGAAGCCGCCGCTCTGCTGATCAGCCGCCAGCTGCAAGGCGTGGAGGCATTGGCCAAGCAAGGTATTCTCGTCAAAGTCAACTCGATAATGATCCCGGGGGTTAATGATCAGCATCTGGTTGAAGTATCCAAGAAAGTCAAAGAACTCGGTGCGACGCTTCACAATGTGACGCCGCTGATTATCGCCCCGGGTAGCCAGTATGAAAAAGACGGCCGCAAGGCTCCCCGTCCAAGGGAATTGAACGCGCTGCAGCAGCAGCTTAGCGAGGGCGGAACCAAGCTTATGCGCCACTGCCGCCAATGCCGTGCAGACGCGGTAGGGCTGCTCGGTCAGGACCGGAATCAGGATTTCCAATTGGAAACAATGGAAGCTGATCCTGTAGTGGACCTCGATGCAAGGTCGCAATTCCAGGAGGAACTCGACGCCAAAATCCGTCAGCGTGTTATCGCCAAGCAGAATCGGCAGAACATTCTTGACGAGAACAAGAAGACCAGAGTCGCGGTTGCCTCCCGAGGCGGAGACAAAGTCAACCAGCATTTTGGACACGCGACGGAATTCATGATTTTCGATACGGACGGCGCCGAAGTGGAATTTGTCGGTATCCGGAAGATTCAGGCATACTGCCACGGCACAGCCGATTGCAACGGTGATAAAGGCGAAACGCTTCAAGAGATCACCTCAATCCTCAGCGATTGCCGGATTCTTCTCAGCTCCGGTATCGGCGACGCGCCCCGCGCGGCGCTCAACAAAGCTGGCGTGCTGCCCCTGGTCCGCAAGGGCGGAATACAGGAAGCCATTCTCGAAAGTGTGAAATACGGTTCTTATTTTGAAAATATTAATATATCGAAGGGATGA